A genomic region of Leptospira bourretii contains the following coding sequences:
- a CDS encoding PP2C family protein-serine/threonine phosphatase — protein MYTKQAPKILVVDDNETNIEIITHILLGQGYEVAVAYDGEYALELAEALDFDLILLDILLPGISGLDVAKRLLVMDRSKNTPILFLSALNETSDIVKGLETGAVDYITKPFQESEILARIRTHIKIKTLEKERIDLLQAIQKDLELAKANQENLVTFQFPPSPLYQIYTSYKPMELVGGDLITYDLLPSGDLDILFGDVTGHGIAAAMVSLMAIITFKTMDKSFLSPSESLYWIHSTLTPLISTHFISAIYLRYKAEENLLSYSMAGHHHMFLIRENKIIKLGTKGFCLMMFPDQLNAENEDIFLNSGDRLFLFSDGMFEVPNENEEYLGDQKFAELIETRIHLPSKEFLESIQEEVLVYSGGKVADDMTMLLLEIK, from the coding sequence GTGTACACAAAACAAGCTCCGAAAATTTTGGTGGTCGATGATAACGAAACCAATATTGAGATTATCACTCATATTTTACTTGGCCAAGGATATGAAGTGGCGGTTGCTTACGATGGTGAATATGCCCTAGAGTTAGCGGAAGCACTTGACTTTGACTTAATTTTACTGGATATTCTACTTCCAGGGATTAGTGGACTTGATGTTGCCAAACGTTTGCTTGTGATGGACAGGTCAAAAAACACTCCGATTCTTTTTTTATCTGCACTCAACGAAACAAGCGATATAGTCAAAGGTTTAGAAACAGGAGCCGTTGATTATATCACAAAACCTTTTCAAGAATCCGAAATTTTAGCTAGAATCAGAACTCATATCAAAATCAAAACTTTAGAAAAAGAAAGAATCGATCTTCTACAAGCCATTCAAAAAGATTTGGAACTTGCAAAAGCAAATCAAGAAAATTTAGTCACCTTCCAATTCCCACCTTCCCCACTCTATCAAATTTATACATCTTATAAACCTATGGAATTAGTCGGCGGAGATCTAATCACCTACGATTTGTTACCTTCTGGTGATTTGGACATTTTATTTGGAGATGTGACAGGTCACGGAATTGCTGCAGCGATGGTTTCTCTTATGGCCATCATTACTTTCAAAACAATGGATAAATCTTTTTTATCACCGAGCGAAAGTTTATATTGGATTCATAGTACACTCACTCCTCTCATCAGCACTCATTTTATTAGCGCAATCTATTTACGTTATAAAGCAGAAGAAAATCTTTTGTCATACTCCATGGCCGGCCACCATCATATGTTTTTGATTCGTGAAAACAAAATCATCAAACTCGGGACAAAGGGATTTTGCCTAATGATGTTTCCCGATCAACTCAATGCGGAAAACGAAGATATTTTTCTAAACTCAGGGGACAGATTGTTTCTTTTTTCTGATGGGATGTTTGAAGTCCCCAATGAAAACGAAGAATATTTGGGAGACCAAAAATTTGCGGAACTCATCGAAACAAGAATCCATCTCCCTTCAAAAGAATTTCTGGAATCCATTCAGGAGGAAGTTTTAGTTTATTCTGGTGGGAAAGTAGCAGACGACATGACTATGTTACTTTTGGAAATCAAATGA
- a CDS encoding PAS domain-containing sensor histidine kinase — MIDEFLAILIASGLLFVAYYYHNAYRREKKLRLILFRKNLSNSEEIERTIREKEKQYQDIYDTANSIIIRWSPDFKIHSINPYAEEFFQIGKDSAEGKDVVLDLFQIPFEKSNEVKSQLWNIFHRPEQNIRQEYDVFIGENDKRTVTWSNRILKNEFGYPYEVLSIGNDITNRKIAEENLMKSYERILDLYNNAPCGYHSLDKDNTIVSINDTELDWLGYAREEIVGNFKFSDLLTESSQDKYKLITDSFPNENLTGVELEFIRKDKSTFFVSLNSTATFDKTGNFVINKSTVFDITDRKLAEDKLNDYSQKIQLQNKRLQKAVEAAIKANRSKSVFFSKITHELRTPLHAVIGFSQILEKDPNLPNHLKGYVDSLYENGVHLLGMINDILDLSKIEAGKMTETRESFSLVQLWDTLFSMFSYRFSEKSISFELLNASVIESCFYESDLQKIRQILVNLLGNALKFTHKGSVSLEIKVNRNPEHSFDMVLFIVKDTGIGIPNDQLHSIFEAFQQTEQGSSYQEGTGLGLSICHQLVEFLGGTIYVKSTIGEGSEFGFEIPLTRLETIPNELLKKSKIGPTHTRELGEIAKQDESEVEFVHNFLNTSPQNLKKEILQLIRIQNFGQLIGVLDTIQTEDKGKLILEQKVKNKKYKFLIDLVQSSNPSE, encoded by the coding sequence ATGATCGACGAGTTTTTAGCCATTTTGATTGCATCTGGATTGTTGTTTGTAGCCTATTATTATCATAATGCATATCGAAGAGAAAAAAAGCTTAGGTTAATCCTTTTTAGAAAGAATTTAAGTAATTCAGAAGAAATTGAACGCACCATTCGAGAAAAAGAAAAACAATACCAAGACATTTATGATACGGCAAACTCCATTATCATTCGCTGGAGCCCCGATTTTAAAATCCATTCCATCAACCCTTATGCAGAAGAATTTTTTCAAATAGGAAAAGATTCTGCCGAAGGTAAAGATGTTGTATTGGATTTATTTCAAATACCTTTTGAAAAATCCAATGAAGTGAAGTCCCAATTATGGAATATCTTCCATAGACCCGAACAAAATATCCGTCAAGAATATGATGTATTCATTGGAGAAAATGACAAACGAACTGTAACCTGGTCAAACCGAATTTTAAAAAATGAATTCGGATACCCCTACGAAGTACTGTCTATCGGGAATGATATTACTAACCGAAAAATAGCGGAAGAAAATTTAATGAAATCTTATGAGAGGATTTTGGATCTTTATAACAATGCTCCTTGTGGTTACCATTCTCTCGACAAAGACAATACCATCGTTTCTATCAACGATACCGAGCTCGATTGGTTAGGTTATGCGAGGGAAGAAATTGTAGGAAATTTTAAATTTAGCGACTTACTAACAGAGAGTAGTCAAGATAAATACAAACTGATTACCGACTCCTTCCCAAACGAAAACCTAACAGGCGTAGAATTAGAATTTATTAGAAAGGACAAGTCTACTTTTTTTGTTAGTTTAAACTCAACTGCTACCTTTGACAAGACTGGAAATTTTGTAATCAATAAGTCAACTGTGTTTGATATCACCGATCGCAAGCTAGCAGAAGACAAGTTAAACGATTATTCTCAGAAAATCCAGTTACAAAACAAACGATTACAAAAAGCAGTGGAAGCTGCCATCAAAGCAAATCGTTCGAAATCAGTTTTCTTTTCAAAAATCACACATGAATTAAGAACACCTCTTCATGCAGTCATTGGATTTTCACAAATTTTAGAAAAGGATCCAAACTTACCCAATCATTTGAAAGGTTATGTAGACTCTTTATATGAAAATGGAGTTCATCTTTTAGGAATGATCAATGATATTTTGGATCTTTCCAAAATCGAAGCAGGGAAAATGACAGAGACCCGAGAATCTTTTTCTCTCGTCCAACTTTGGGACACATTATTCTCCATGTTTTCTTACCGGTTTTCCGAAAAATCCATAAGTTTTGAACTGTTGAATGCCTCGGTGATCGAGTCTTGTTTTTATGAATCGGACTTACAAAAAATTCGCCAAATACTTGTGAATTTACTTGGGAATGCTTTGAAGTTCACCCACAAAGGTTCTGTCAGTTTAGAAATCAAAGTGAATCGGAATCCAGAACATTCTTTCGATATGGTGTTATTCATCGTCAAAGACACCGGGATAGGAATTCCAAATGATCAATTACATTCTATTTTTGAAGCTTTCCAACAAACCGAACAAGGAAGCTCTTATCAAGAAGGAACAGGACTTGGTTTATCCATTTGTCATCAGTTAGTAGAATTTTTAGGAGGAACCATCTATGTGAAAAGTACCATTGGCGAAGGATCAGAATTTGGATTTGAAATTCCTTTGACTCGGTTAGAAACCATCCCGAATGAATTATTAAAAAAATCAAAAATCGGACCAACCCACACAAGAGAACTGGGAGAAATCGCAAAACAAGATGAATCAGAAGTAGAGTTTGTTCACAACTTTTTAAATACTTCTCCGCAAAACTTAAAAAAAGAAATCTTACAACTGATCCGAATTCAAAACTTTGGGCAACTCATTGGTGTTTTAGATACGATCCAAACCGAAGACAAAGGGAAATTGATCCTAGAACAAAAAGTAAAAAACAAAAAATATAAGTTCTTAATCGATTTGGTTCAATCCTCTAATCCTTCCGAGTGA
- a CDS encoding ExbD/TolR family protein, whose amino-acid sequence MKLRKSSPNALIDISSLIDVLFILLIFLMLAVRFTETTSTLQLDLPKSKTESIGEETPKFKIVINHLGVIYFDGKETAKESLSQMIPKNEDGASRVVLEVDKRAQFEFFVFATDVLKSNGYQKIDIITRKD is encoded by the coding sequence ATGAAACTCCGTAAATCAAGTCCGAATGCACTGATTGATATCAGCAGTTTGATTGATGTTTTATTTATATTGCTTATTTTTTTAATGTTGGCAGTTCGATTTACTGAAACTACTTCCACTTTACAACTCGACCTACCCAAATCTAAAACAGAATCGATTGGAGAGGAAACACCTAAGTTTAAAATTGTAATCAATCATTTGGGTGTTATTTATTTTGATGGAAAGGAAACTGCAAAAGAATCATTGTCTCAGATGATTCCTAAAAATGAGGATGGTGCTTCTCGTGTTGTTCTGGAAGTAGATAAACGGGCACAATTTGAATTTTTTGTTTTTGCGACTGATGTATTAAAATCAAATGGATATCAAAAAATTGATATTATCACTCGGAAGGATTAG